In Phaseolus vulgaris cultivar G19833 chromosome 3, P. vulgaris v2.0, whole genome shotgun sequence, the sequence GGAAAACCACTTCTTCTTAATCTACCATTACGGTGCTTGTATGTTTCTTAAACCCTATCGTGGCACACGCACAGGATGACCCTAATGGGGAGGAGATCAAGATCATTTCATCAAATTGTAAGGAACCTAAGCACATGTCATGTTTCTGATCTAATCTCATTAGTTTGATTAATGGATTTTTCTTGTCATGTTTCAAACACAAATGATTCTTTTTATTCCTCTCATAAATTCATAAGTATCTACTCGGGATTATGGTTTTTAATCAAATTGTCAGATGACATGGCTTTAAGTGCTGTCTGTAATTTCCAAGAAAGTTTCTTTGGTCAACCAGTGAAGTAATGCTCAAATTCAGCCAACAGACTCCTTTTATTACTTTTTCTTCCaatgaatatttatataataaatactaaactTTCTTTTTCATATACATGTAAAAAAGTTAATAAGAATAATGTTAGATCCATAGCATCTATGCAACTCTTTGTAAATAGCAGAAGAAATTCTTCACGACTCTGATGCTAATAGTCATATTAAGTATAACTATAACGATGTGGCGATTACTTAATCGCCAAAGTTGTCGGGGCATATCATTCATTGGATGCACCATTAACTGACATGAATAATGGCTCAGAACAAGACAATATTGAAACTTTTGGTATGTATCTCAAACACCTAGGCCAATAATTAATAAAAGGGTAACCTATGAATTAAGAATTTTGCTCCAATTTGAGTCGTTTATCATATCCGTTGTAAGTCACGTGAAGTTTTCAGTATTTATTATGTTGAACAGGATCCCAAGGACAGTAACCAAACTTTTTTGGAAAAGGCAACCACTGGAACGATGCACTGAAGCCACCCTGCTTTTGATCTTCGATCTACTCGTCAATATTgacaactatatatatatatatatagtacaACACCATGCGTATGTAATGCTGTTAATTGCATTGTTCCTTCCTCGATACATGCAACGTTATATAGAATTCTCTCGTAGAActtatattcttaaaaaaatcagAATATATAAGTTTAATATGACGTATTATGTGATGATCCGTATATTTATTGCGTGCAAATAGGGTCTATGCCTTTTAGAAATTTGTTTGATGAGGAAGTTTAATTTCTGCAATAGTTCGTGATACGGTTGCCCTCATAGTTCGAATCTTCAATTGAGAATCTTCTATTAAATTGATAAGAAAATTTTCTGATCAATGAAGGAATTTGAAAGTCAACTCTTCGAAAATTAAAATCTTAGATACCTAATGTGTTTCTTTTCTGTGAGGTTGAAAGGGAGCATAAATGCTAGCTCATTCAGAAGTCCCCAACTCCAACGTATAGAAAAATGCTGAATGTGTAAGTTTAAAGATTGAATTTCATATCCacgaaagaagaaaaaatacgAGCGAGTTGCTACACTGATATTAGTGTCAccaaaaacaacataaaaatattGATCTCGTAGGTTGTAATCTCTTGCTTTCCTACCTAACTAAAAGATTTTTCCATTAACAAATAGAGAGAATTCAGAGTGGGCTAAGAAATTTGGAAGAATTCAAACCCAAACTTTCTTATGAaccataaataattaatatatatagcATTCTACTATATACTATATATAATTTCTCTTTCCCTCTCTAACATCTAAAATCAAATATCTTCTACATTTCCCTTCATCCACCCCGCTTGAGCGTGATCGACCTTGGGTTAACGTAGTACGTACAGTTACAGCATCACACTTCTTTTCTATTCCTTCTGCCTCCCAAGATAGATTAGAGTCCAAGCAGCACGTAGTAGAGTATGGTTATGGGCAATGCAACCAGCATTCCAAATATAACCCTGCACAATTTGCAATCTCTCTTTAATTTATAATCATCTGCATCTAATAAATTTTCTTTACAACTTTGTGAACCAACCTtacattcaaaattttaaaagggAAAAGTTATTAAAAGATTAAACATTTATCAGATCAGGAATATAGAAGTCATTAATTAAACCAAATAAGAAACATACGAGAgtggagaaagaaagaaaaaaaagacacTTACGCAGTGCTAAGTATATCTGCGTGGAGATTGTATTCTTTGGCAAACACAAAGGGAACGATACCTTGGGGAAGGGCAGCCTGCAATACATAGGCCATATCATAAACAACTAAGAATTAATAACAATAACTCTATAGACTTTGATTATAATAGATAGTTAATTAAAGAAGGTTTCATTTCACCTGGACAATTGCAATATGCAAAAGAACTCCACGGAGTCCAATGCCTATGGAGGTTGCAGCAATAACAGCTGGACCTGTCAAGAACCTTACAGCCATAGAAAATGCTGCCACAGATTTTCCACAGGCAATGATCTTGGGTTGTAATGCCATGAACAGACCTGATTACAATTAAGtgaattatattacaaaatttcCCATACACGTATATATGACAGTGTTGACAGaaaggagaaaaataaataaataaagggaACAAGTACCTAGACTGAACATGGCCATTCCAAGACCAGCATCAGACAGTATTGAGATGGAACCTTTTACAATAGTTGGCATTTCAATGTGCCACCTGCATGCATGCACATAAGCAAATTAAAGGATTAGTAAGTGACAGCAACGGCGAAAAGTAaacatttttcttcactttgAAATTCATGTATACCTAAATGATATGAGAGACCATGCGAGTCCCAAAAGACTAGAGTAGGTATTAGGATTTCTTATGAGTTTTCTCCAGACCATGATGAGGATGAGTCTTGTCATGACACTTGCAGGTGGCATCTGTTGGTTTTTGTTTGCATTGCCTTCCAAATCCACCTTCTTCTGGCTGGTGTATGGAGATCCACTTGTGGGATATTTGGCTCCCTCATCCATTTCAAGCTCCTTCTCTCCGCTCCCTCTACGACCAGGACTCATGTTCTCAATCAATTCTTGAACAGCTGCATGCAAAATCGCACATTTAAAATCGATGGCAATGCCTCTGTAACAAAGTCCATCGGATTGCAAATTAACCCTACTTTTtgacataaattttaaaaagaatgcATAGGCAACTATAATTCAATGCATTACATCTAAGTAAAAGACGAGGAACAAAAAAGAAGAGGACTTTGAGTGCTTGAGATATTTTGATATATGATTTTGGGGTTACCTTTGGAAGCAACAGTTTCGTGTGGAACAGCCTTAGAAGGATCAACAGTCCCAAAGTCGGTAGAGGCAGCTCTATTAACTGCATGCCTCAAATTTCCCTCGGAAACTGGTGATGCACTTGAACTCCAAACAAACATGTGTAACTCCTTGTTAGGTGCAGCAGCGGCAGTATCTTTCTTTTTTGGGCCACCAGCGCTTGTAGACCCTGAAAACATTGGATTAGGAGGTGGGTAAGAAGAAACCAAACCTCCATTAAACAACTCTCCACTCATGCTCCTCCCGCCTCTCTTTTTCTGCATCTTCAACATCTCCTCTTCAAAGTTAGAAGTCCTTGGTGTTGGCCCCTTGGAAGATTGCAGCGAGTAAACATCACCAATACCACTGTTACTCTGGAAACTGTTTGTGTAGCCATGCTTTGGACTCGGTGCCTTGCTTGCAAACATGGCATAAAAGTCTGTTTGATTGAAACTTGAAGCTCTTGGGGTTGGTTCTCTTGATGACTGAACGGAATAGATCTCAACCCCAGTGAGATTAGATGCTCTAGGAGTCATAGAAGTTAAATGGGATTTGTTGAAGGAAGATATCATGGAAGAAGCTGCTGATCTCTTAACCACCACATGGAGCTTTCCATCTTCTCCTATCTCAGCATCAGTTTGCAGTGCCTCCCTACCATTGAGTGAGACAACATCTGAGTCAACCCTGAAGGAGGTGATGGAGCCTGCAGTCTCAGGGAACTGTTCCGTTATGAGGAGTTTGGCACCTCTATATTCAAACAAGAACAACATGAGAGTGTACCATATGACACTTTGCAACACCACAATTTGAACCATGAGGCTCCCTGAAAAGTCCCCATACATGGCCTTCAATAGAGGGATCCCCATGACAAGGGTGTTTGGAAGAGTGGAAAGAGAGAACAGGGTGATGGTCCAGTCTAGGCTGCCATGTTTTGTGAAGGTGTTCCATAGAAAGAGAGCACCCAGAATGACAACTTTTTGAAGACAATCAGCTGCTATGAAGTGGTAGTTCATAGCATAAGGGTCATTGGAGGAGATGAAGTGGAAACTAAGCAGTGGAACTGCGAACACGGCGACAAAGCGGTTTATACCTGAACACTGATCAGGTGTGAAAATTTTCCACCACCGAACTGAACCATATGCTAATATCATAGCCACGTACAGGGGCACAATAGCCGCGAAAACATCATAAATATCCTTAACGGTTATCATGGTTAACGCAGGGTTGTAGCTAGGTCAATCTAGACAAAAAGAGAGTTATGAGAGGTTTTGTAGGGTAGCGTTTAAGCTGGAAAACAAGGAAACATGACTGAAATTAAGGACCtctcaccagaaacaaggccaATAGGCTTAAACCCATTAGTAGTCCTCTCTTATAGACATGTCTAGGTtgctatttttttcaaaaaaagtgCCATCTAGatcaataattaattagatgCGATTTCTTCTATGATTTCTGAAAGTGACATAAGACAACATAATCCCATTTTACCGTCtactataataatatatattaattttatattaaatataattaaagtaataatatattgagttgtaaaataaaagtaatttctTTGGATGGTATCAACCTATCGTTACTCTATTTCTTTGAAAgattaaatcttttaaaatatattttcgatctctactacaagaaaatcatgaattgatttacaaagattaaatcttttaaaatatattttctatcactacaagaaaattatttagagacaaaaaataattaacctggtctataatttaatcattatagcaattaattatattttatttctaaaaatttctatttcaggaattttttgtagtgtataaACATTTAGTCTTCCTTAAATACATATAATTAATACTATATTATTCAAAGTTATTTCAAAATATCACATGCTAAATATGTAAAGTTAGTTTTCatgtaaaagaaagaaagaaatatattgaattaaaaatattatttgcatTCAAATATTTTGTTCCCTTTTGTGTAaagagaaaattataaaaacaaaaacactcGATTAACTTGTTTTTATGTGAAAAtcgtataaaaaaaactttattatacttttataaagttttttctCGACATTTTATTCTGTGAAGATTGAAAGATAAAACTTATATAAACCTAAAATTTAATGTTTacctaaatgaaaaaaaaataaaaatattttgacaacCTTTAGTTATTTCCTATAATAATTACTTCACAACTCGTTACaatgatataataataatatgaatagactattttaaaatattatattattataataaagttattaagtagtgattatataaaataagaGTTGTGAAAATACCATTATTCAGAAGTATCGTCAGCAGTTGCAACAACACTTTAAatcttcataaataaataaaaagatgacCTGGTTAATTAAAGAAAGTAGAgcgataattaaaaaaaaaaggtgaagTGGGTTAAATGTAGTGAGAATGAAAGGGTTTTGGATTTGGTATGAAGTATTTCTTTATAAGCCTATCTCGGCGCCATTGTAGTCGTTGATGCACATGTGAGTTAGGCCACATTCAGTGATCTGCGGTAGCAGCAAAGATCTTTGAGCGagagtgttatttttttaatggtaTAGTGGGATGTGTAGAAGATTCACACATAAATGAGCTTATTCCATTTTGGATATTACAGAGAACCCAACGGTTCAATCACTCTGTACTGCCTAAACAAAACAAGTACAAACCATGTGCTCAACATTCATGCCTTCTCTCCCATTCTAATTAATTCTTAGGGTTTCTCTAATTTTTATATGTCATACTGTGAGTCTGAATGACTTCACcacttaatttttctttatttcactAATGAATGTAGCAATTCATCCAAGACCAAAGTTCTAATCATCCTTCGCAGGTTGGGTTTTTTAGTCtgagtatattttatttttattacaaatgATTTTTCATGGTTAATACCAGTTGTAGTTTTACCATTAGTCCGCAATACTTCCATTGCCTTGTTTCTTTAATTGTCTCATTTCTAGTTATTATTGCACGGACAGGATAACATCAAACTTCATCTCAACAATTCACTTCTCCACACACTCTTTCTTTGGTTATTTGTGATGTTTTCCCTTCTTTTTTtcccaactttttttttttcagtgaaTCTCTTCTTATAAAGATATTTCGATACTTAAGtaaattttgtatattaaaacaaaatattagtgAGAAAATTTATCAAAATGGTACAATTCACTTTAAAAATTACACAAATgaaaaaatcagaaaaaattACAGAAATAGACATTTCTAAGTCAAAGTTGTCAATGGTGTAAGAATTTGACAACTTCAGTTTAAATAAATTGTGAAGAAATCGGACACTTGATTGACAGCTTCGGTGTATTTTatctaaattaaaattgttaattCGGTTGTCAAGTTCggttgaattatttttaaataattaatatttttaaaatttaaaaatgtatataataataatttaaaaattgtttaaaattacaTGAAGTGAATAAGAATGTTgtgaaaatttgtattttatagataaataatattaaaaaattaaaactaaattttgttttgacaAAAAAACAATGTTCCCTTAAATTAAGTTTGATTAAAAATAGGTTgtgtaataaatataaaatatttagtactttttaaatattgttaaaattaaataattttgttattttaaaaaatttgaaattatgtttGTAAAGTAGTGTTTATAGTTGATACAATTATAAATGAAAGGGGTAGcatttaaacaatatttataaaatgataaataagtacAATTTATACATGATTAGAAAATAGGAATGTAGGAAAAGTTGTCATTTATGAGAAGTTGTGCCACGAGGTGGTCTTCTTCGTTGTCTTCGACGTTGTCCTTGTGGTTATTGTTCGATTGGAACGGTAGGAGGAGTCGGAGGTAGAATGTCATCGTAAGTGTCTTCAACTTCATTGTGCTCACTCTGATTTCCGAACACCTGTGAAGGCATTGTTGGTCGATAATACTGCATGGATGACATTGGATTGTAGGCATATGAGGGTCATGGTAACACTGAGTCAGGTGAACACCTGGCGGACGAAAAGATTGTTGTTGAAACAATTCAACTTGAGAAGAAGACCCGACATGATGTTGATAGTGAGGTTATGTAGTCTCTTGTGGCATATCATActgttttgaaaatatgtgttaaTTTTAGATGAgtcaatgaaaaataataaataattttttaattgaacgTCATCAAATGATGACTGTATAAGCAAGATGTAGCGGATAGTATGGTTGATGTACCATTGCATATATGTTGACTTGTCATGCAAATGACCATTTCCGTTAAACTAATTTCACTGAATTAGACGATTATTATGATGGTCATTCCACATAACTATCCATGCGACATGATATTGTGGCTAGTATCGATCAGTCTGTCCTCTCATATCCTTTCTGTAAATTTGACTTTGTCTAGTTGCCACAACATGTGAGTGTAGCTAAAACAAAGCATGTTTAAACAACAATTATACgataacactacaaaaaaatcatgaaatagaaatcaatttttagagaccaaaataattagttgcaatagtaactaaattagagaccattttagaaactaaaaaaaattggtttctaaattagtttctattattgttaaatagtttctaaatttggtagcaaaaaccttggttgctaattagataccaatttagaaactatttaacaataataatagaaactaatttagaaatcaattttttttttagtttctaaaatggtctctgatttagttactattgcaactaattattttggtttctaaaaaatggtttctatttcatgattttttttgtagtgtaagtGAAGCAAgtggacaaaaaaaaatattcatatataatataatataaaatattaataagtaataatataaaataaaaatattcatttatatatataatgtaaaaatacGACTAAgaccaaaaaaaatatttatatatagtaatataatataaaaatattcatatataatatcatagcaaaatattcaaaaaaaaattattcatgtataatataatataaaatattcataaataatataaaaatataaagttatttATGTATAATGTAACGTAAAAAtactatatgaaaaaaaatattgatatgtagtaatataatataaaaatattcatatataatatcatagtaaaatatttataagattaaaaacatataataaaaaatatttataacatcTTAAAAAGTTATTCATAGATAATACAATATAGAACATTcataactaaaagaaaaatataaaaatatttatataatattgtcCGAGaaaatatcactacaagaaaatcatgaaataaaaaccaattttacagactaaatttttttttttgtttctaaattagtttcgattattgttaaatgatttctaaattggtatctaattaacaaacaagatttttgctaccaaatttagaatctaaatcattgatagttaaaaccttagtagctaattagataccaatttagaaactatttaacaatactataaactaatttagaaaacaaatttttttagtttctaaaataatttctaatttagtcactataacaactaattattttttgtttataaaattgatttctattctATGATTTTCTTTGTAGTGCATATTGAAATatagtaatataatataaaaatattcat encodes:
- the LOC137807280 gene encoding auxin efflux carrier component 2; protein product: MITVKDIYDVFAAIVPLYVAMILAYGSVRWWKIFTPDQCSGINRFVAVFAVPLLSFHFISSNDPYAMNYHFIAADCLQKVVILGALFLWNTFTKHGSLDWTITLFSLSTLPNTLVMGIPLLKAMYGDFSGSLMVQIVVLQSVIWYTLMLFLFEYRGAKLLITEQFPETAGSITSFRVDSDVVSLNGREALQTDAEIGEDGKLHVVVKRSAASSMISSFNKSHLTSMTPRASNLTGVEIYSVQSSREPTPRASSFNQTDFYAMFASKAPSPKHGYTNSFQSNSGIGDVYSLQSSKGPTPRTSNFEEEMLKMQKKRGGRSMSGELFNGGLVSSYPPPNPMFSGSTSAGGPKKKDTAAAAPNKELHMFVWSSSASPVSEGNLRHAVNRAASTDFGTVDPSKAVPHETVASKAVQELIENMSPGRRGSGEKELEMDEGAKYPTSGSPYTSQKKVDLEGNANKNQQMPPASVMTRLILIMVWRKLIRNPNTYSSLLGLAWSLISFRWHIEMPTIVKGSISILSDAGLGMAMFSLGLFMALQPKIIACGKSVAAFSMAVRFLTGPAVIAATSIGIGLRGVLLHIAIVQAALPQGIVPFVFAKEYNLHADILSTAVIFGMLVALPITILYYVLLGL